A genomic region of Dioscorea cayenensis subsp. rotundata cultivar TDr96_F1 chromosome 25, TDr96_F1_v2_PseudoChromosome.rev07_lg8_w22 25.fasta, whole genome shotgun sequence contains the following coding sequences:
- the LOC120252928 gene encoding cytochrome b-c1 complex subunit 9-like → MEAVARSGRGVWEGLYRVLMRRNSVYVTFVVAGAFLGERAVDYGVHKLWEHNNVGKRYEDIPVLGQRPSE, encoded by the exons ATGGAGGCAGTGGCCAGAAGCGGACGAGGGGTTTGGGAAGGGCTCTATCGCGTCCTCATGCGCCGCAACTCCGTCTACGTCACCTTCGTCGTCGCTGGTGCCTTCCTCGGCGAACGC GCTGTGGATTATGGAGTTCACAAGCTATGGGAGCACAACAATGTTGGG AAGAGGTACGAGGATATTCCAGTCTTGGGGCAAAGACCATCTGAATGA
- the LOC120252927 gene encoding protein BIC1-like, which translates to MDPSNIVLFDGLQKAIHAESSTSTSTTTTTTTTTTTITSNSVIAAVKEDGKKECLVMVTEESGQRKGEDEEDCGRERLKRHRVEMAGRVWIPEIWGQENFLKDWIDCASFDTCLVPKGLVLARESLVQECRRTNSGGLQIENRC; encoded by the coding sequence ATGGATCCATCTAATATTGTTCTCTTTGATGGTCTTCAGAAAGCCATTCATGCAGAGAGTAGTACTAGTACTAgcactactactactactactactactactactactattactAGTAATAGTGTCATTGCTGCTGTGAAagaagatggaaagaaagagtGTTTGGTGATGGTCACTGAGGAGAGTGGTCagagaaagggagaagatgAGGAGGACTGTGGAAGAGAGAGGCTGAAGAGACATAGAGTTGAGATGGCTGGTAGAGTTTGGATACCTGAGATCTGGGGACAAGAGAATTTTTTGAAGGATTGGATTGACTGTGCTTCTTTTGATACTTGTCTTGTTCCTAAAGGTTTGGTTTTGGCTCGTGAATCTCTTGTTCAGGAGTGCAGGCGGACAAACTCCGGTGGGTTGCAGATTGAGAACCGGTGTTGA
- the LOC120252924 gene encoding pentatricopeptide repeat-containing protein At4g14850-like produces the protein MLSEPTLLAQLIQSYARTAKLHKAKQLHARLILSGAGAGTSSTFISNHLLNMYAKCGDLHHALSLFDVMPQRNLVTWTAMISGFSQNLHFHRALQTFTSMCSSGLKPTQFAFSSAIQASVSFGSLVFGKQLHSLSFKSGYSLELFVGSNLADMYSKLGSLADACKVFDEMPLKDEVSWNAMIDGYSKNGDFEQALAAFRSMFRENIVIDQHVLCSALSACGGLKSSEFGRSLQSLVVKFGFQKEIFICNALTDMYSKSGDMDSASRVAELDSGTWNVVSCSSLIDGYVELEQIEKALSVYVESRRLGVEPNEFTFSSMVKACAGQAALEQGTQLHSQVIKTNFIEDSFVASALVDMYGKCGLLNSSILIFQDISKPTEIAWNSILGVFAQHGRGKEAMEIFNQMVSQGISPNHVTFVSLLMACSHSGLVEEGLEYFNSMHGKYGMEPKEEHYSCVIDMLGRAGRLKEAENFIGKMPFEPNAYGWCSLLGACRTHGDKALGELAAEKLIKLEPKNSGIHVLLSNIYGKLGQWEDVKAVRKLMRDNRVKKLPGFSWVDVNNKTHVFGSEDWSHPQMKDINEKLEELSVLIKEAGYVPFTGSLSCNVEERLKERLLNYHSERIAVAFALISMPKAKPIIVKKNLRVCVDCHTAIKLISKVVDREVIVRDNARFHHFSDGLCSCGDFW, from the coding sequence ATGCTGTCGGAGCCCACACTCTTGGCCCAGCTCATCCAATCCTACGCCCGAACTGCCAAACTCCACAAAGCCAAGCAGCTCCACGCCCGCCTCATCCTctccggcgccggcgccggcaCCTCCTCCACCTTCATCTCCAACCATCTTCTCAACATGTACGCCAAGTGCGGCGATCTCCATCACGCCCTCTCCCTGTTCGACGTAATGCCTCAAAGAAACCTTGTTACTTGGACGGCCATGATCTCTGGTTTCTCCCAAAACCTGCACTTTCATCGTGCTCTTCAGACCTTCACTTCCATGTGTTCTTCCGGATTGAAACCCACGCAGTTCGCGTTCTCCAGTGCGATACAAGCATCGGTCTCGTTTGGATCACTGGTGTTCGGGAAGCAGTTGCATTCCTTGAGTTTTAAGTCTGGCTACTCTCTCGAGCTCTTTGTGGGTAGCAATCTCGCTGATATGTACTCTAAACTCGGTTCACTGGCTGATGCTTGtaaggtgtttgatgaaatgcctctCAAGGATGAGGTGTCTTGGAACGCCATGATTGATGGGTACTCCAAAAATGGAGACTTTGAGCAGGCTTTAGCTGCATTTCGGAGCATGTTCCGTGAGAACATTGTCATTGATCAGCATGTCTTATGTAGTGCATTGAGCGCTTGCGGAGGTCTGAAGAGCTCCGAATTTGGCAGGTCTCTGCAGTCATTGGTTGTGAAGTTTGGTTTCCAAAAGGAGATATTCATCTGTAATGCTCTCACTGATATGTACTCAAAATCTGGAGACATGGACAGTGCTTCAAGAGTGGCTGAATTGGATTCAGGGACATGGAATGTGGTGTCATGTAGTTCTTTGATTGATGGATATGTTGAATTGGAACAGATTGAGAAGGCACTGAGTGTTTATGTTGAATCACGACGGCTAGGTGTTGAACCGAATGAGTTCACATTCTCCAGTATGGTTAAGGCTTGTGCTGGTCAGGCAGCATTGGAGCAGGGAACACAACTGCACTCCCAAGTTATCAAAACCAACTTCATTGAAGACTCATTTGTTGCTTCAGCACTTGTTGATATGTATGGCAAGTGTGGTCTTCTCAATTCTTCAATCCTAATTTTCCAAGACATTTCTAAGCCAACTGAGATTGCCTGGAATTCTATTCTTGGCGTGTTTGCACAGCATGGTCGAGGAAAAGAAGCAATGGAGATATTTAACCAAATGGTTTCACAAGGGATTTCACCAAACCATGTAACGTTTGTTAGCCTTTTGATGGCATGCAGCCACTCTGGTCTTGTGGAAGAAGGATTAGAGTATTTCAATTCAATGCATGGTAAATATGGCATGGAGCCTAAAGAAGAACACTACTCATGTGTCATTGATATGCTTGGCAGAGCAGGAAGGCTCAAAGAAGCCGAAAATTTTATCGGTAAAATGCCATTTGAGCCTAATGCTTATGGGTGGTGCTCATTGCTGGGCGCTTGCAGGACACACGGAGATAAGGCATTAGGCGAGCTTGCAGCGGAGAAACTAATTAAGCTAGAGCCCAAAAACAGTGGAATTCATGTCCTCCTATCAAACATTTATGGCAAACTTGGTCAGTGGGAAGATGTCAAAGCTGTGAGGAAACTAATGAGGGATAACAGAGTGAAGAAACTGCCTGGATTCAGTTGGGTAGATGTGAACAACAAGACCCATGTTTTTGGATCTGAAGACTGGTCACACCCACAGATGAAAGACATCAATGAGAAACTTGAAGAGCTCTCGGTGTTAATCAAGGAAGCAGGCTATGTTCCTTTCACTGGCTCTCTGTCATGCAATGTAGAAGAGAGATTGAAAGAAAGGTTACTAAATTATCATAGTGAGAGAATTGCAGTTGCCTTTGCACTGATTAGCATGCCAAAAGCCAAACCCATCATAGTTAAGAAGAATCTAAGAGTGTGTGTGGATTGCCACACTGCTATCAAGCTCATCTCAAAAGTGGTGGACAGAGAGGTCATTGTGAGAGATAATGCAAGATTTCACCACTTTTCAGATGGGTTGTGTTCTTGTGGAGATTTTTGGtaa